In Strix uralensis isolate ZFMK-TIS-50842 chromosome 10, bStrUra1, whole genome shotgun sequence, a single window of DNA contains:
- the LOC141947848 gene encoding protein ABHD14A-like gives MPLARSRLGLLLLGALLTFLLYLLLPAAQHEPRSAGTRPDEGQRGRRAANTTVRTGMAAGEPPVFYREVSAGPQASGAAGPGRPDVLFLHGQAFTSRTWEALGTLALLAREGYRAIAIDLPGYGDSPSAEMVATAQGRVAFLDHVLQELGMRRPVLVSPSMSGRFALPFLLVQGDQLAGFVPIAPVGTKDYAAERYRQVQTPTLILYGDRDTSLGPQALQSLRHLPRHHVAVVPDAGHACYLDKPEDFHQALLGFLNQLK, from the exons ATGCCGCTGGCTCGCAGCCGCCTGGGGCTCCTGCTCCTCGGGGCTCTCCTCACCTTCCTCCTCTACCTCCTGCTCCCGGCTGCCCAGCACGAGCCGCGCTCGGCGGGCACTCGGCCTGAcgaggggcagcggggccggcgggcggccAACACCACGGTGCGAACGGGGATGGCCGCGGGAGAGCCCCCCGTCTTCTACAGGGAGGTTTCCGCAGGGCCCCAGGCCagcggcgctgccggccccgggag GCCCGATGTCCTGTTCCTGCATGGCCAGGCGTTCACCTCCAGGACGTGGGAGGCCTTGGGCACGCTGGCGCTGCTCGCCAGAGAAGGCTACCGTGCGATCGCGATAGATCTGCCTG GCTACGGGGATTCGCCCTCGGCAGAGATGGTGGCCACGGCACAGGGCCGGGTGGCTTTCCTGGACCATGTGCTCCAGGAGCTGGGCATGCGGAGGCCCGTTCTCGTCAGCCCCTCCATGAGCGGCCGCTttgccctgcccttcctcctggtGCAGGGTGACCAGCTGGCTGGCTTCGTGCCCATTGCACCCGTGGGCACCAAGGACTACGCTGCTGAGCGGTACCGGCAAGTTCAG ACACCCACGCTGATCCTGTACGGTGACCGTGACACAAGCCTGGGTCCCCAGGCCCTGCAGAGCCTCCGGCACCTTCCCAGGCACCATGTGGCCGTGGTGCCTGATGCTGGCCACGCCTGCTACCTGGACAAGCCAGAGGACTTCCACCAGGCCCTGCTGGGCTTCTTAAACCAGCTGAAGTGA
- the LOC141947849 gene encoding putative protein-lysine deacylase ABHD14B, with the protein MATPQLAESTITVEGQTLFYRQAEPAGQAPKLTVLLLHGIRFSSDTWLQLQTLATLAENGYRAVAIDLPGLGRSKDAVAPAPVGQPAPGAFLKAVSEALCLGPAVVISPSLSGMYSLPFLFQHNHLLKAYVPVAPICTEKFTAEQYAQIKTPTLIVYGDKDMELGQVSLNNLRHLPEHRVLVLQDAGHACYLDKPNEWHRGLLAFLQQLE; encoded by the exons ATGGCCACCCCGCAGCTCGCTGAGAGCACCATCACGGTGGAAGGCCAAACCCTCTTCTACCGCCAAGCCGAGCCGGCCGGGCAGGCGCCCAAGCTGacggtgctgctgctgcacggCATTCGCTTCTCCTCCGACACCTGGCTTCAGCTGCAGACGCTTGCCACACTGGCCGAAAACGGCTACCGAGCTGTGGCTATTGACCTGCCGG GGCTGGGGCGCTCGAAGGATGCCGTGGCCCCAGCGCCCGTGGGCCAGCCAGCGCCGGGGGCTTTCCTGAAAGCGGTTTCGGAGGCTCTGTGCCTGGGTCCGGCCGTGGTGATCAGCCCGTCGCTCAGCGGCATGTACTCCCTGCCCTTCCTCTTCCAGCACAACCACCTGCTCAAGGCGTATGTGCCTGTGGCGCCCATCTGCACCGAGAAGTTCACAGCGGAGCAGTACGCCCAGATCAAA ACCCCCACCCTGATCGTGTACGGGGACAAGGACATGGAGCTGGGGCAGGTCAGCCTGAACAACCTGCGGCACCTCCCCGAGCACcgggtgctggtgctgcaggaCGCCGGACACGCCTGCTACCTGGACAAGCCCAACGAGTGGCACCGCGGGCTCCTGgccttcctgcagcagctggagtga